The window CTCCTCGGGCTCCATCGGTACGTTCTTCGGGGTCTTCGCGGCCGTCCTGGTGCTCACCTTGCTGTCCTGCGTCTTCGGCCGGGTGTGCGCGGCGCAGGCCGAGGGCCCCGACGAGCGGTACGACTGCACGAGGCTGGCCCGGCGGTGGTGCGGGTGGCCGGCAcctcgccgggccgccgcgAAACGGGaggcgaagccgccgccgccgcccgtggtgGAGGTGCCCGCAGCGTTGCCACCGCCGGAGGAGCCGTGAagaagccgctgccgccggcggcgaggttcaCGGACCCCTTTCTCTGTCCTCTACCCCTCTTCCGAGTTACAATTATTAGTAGGAAAAGTCCGATAGGAGAAAGAATCAATAAGAAGGTTTGATTATCTGTTCTTATTAGCGTACGTCACTCGTGATGCGGATTGTTTTATAGTAGTAATTCTTCAGCAAGGATATATAAATGCTTTGGCCTCCCAAATTTTTTTGTGTACTCTGATCAAATACAGTGACAAGCACATCTCCGATTCGTTTATCCTCACATGTCTCGAACTGAAGAAACAGAGCAAGCTGTTACATTCATGAGCAGCAGTTTGACAGTTTCCGTGTACAAACGGCATCTTTCACTCAGTTGGCAGCCCTCAATGTTAGTTAATGAATCTAAAAAAACTTAGCACTGACTTAACCAGGATCACTAATCCAAAGGAGATCATCTCTAGTACATTAACTAATGCGGAATAGATTAGATTTAGTCTTATACCAGCAGTGGTGGTGTCCATGGCAGTGCTGGAGGTTGGTGTAGACGTGACGACGTCGACGGTGTTGACGGTGTCGGGGATGAAGCGCAGACGCTCCTTGAGGGATTTCTCGGGGTAGCGGCGTCCTTCAGGGCGCCAGCGGCACTGCCCTGGACGTGGTGCTCGTGCTTCCGAGCCTTCCAGCGTGTTTAGCGATCGGTTAGGGTGGATGGCGTGAGAATCACGAGAGTTTTTGGGATGATCAAACCCCATGGGATtgaccctctatttatagtcaCGCTGTAGGCCCAGGGCCGAGCCCAATGGgcttagggttttgcctcccgATCACGGCAAAACTGGACAcgggatttgtttcccgaatcCGAGATTTAGGGAATAGATATCCCCTCTGATTTGTGTTGGATAAGGGTTGACCGAGGTCGAACTAACAAATCCAACATTTTCCCCCTTGACCGAATGTCAACAACTTAAACTTAAACTAATGACTATTCGGTCACTGACTTAATTTAAACTAAACTAACATTCCTCCTCAGTAAGTCAGTAAGTACCAGACCAATGCGTCATCAGCAGCACAACGGCATACTGGGACAACATTACCCATAGTCTCACCGAGAAACCTTGTCAGAACTCTTATTCTTAATTGGGGAAATTTAATGGCCCTGAACCAGGACTTGATCCAGGCTACCCACCAGACCCATGCCTAGGACATGCTTCTGAAAAAGGATTGGTGGTAGGCCTTttgtgagcggatccgcaatATTTTCTTTAGTACTTATATGCTGAATCTTAAGTGTATTGTCCCTGTTTCTATCTTTCACGACACGATACTTAAGATCTATGTGCTTAGAAGCACCACTTAGTTTATCGTTTGCGCAAAAGAAAACTGCAGACTGATTGTCGCAGTACATTGTGATAGGTCTCGAGATGCTATCAACAAGTCTCAATGCCGGTATAAAGTTCTTAAACCACACTGCCTGTCCCGTGGCATCATAACATGACACAAATTCAGCTTGCATCGTAGATGCAGCCGTTACACCTTGCTTACCGCTTCTCCATGATATCGCTCCCCTTGCTAGTGTATAAATATAACCGGAAGTAGA is drawn from Panicum virgatum strain AP13 chromosome 1N, P.virgatum_v5, whole genome shotgun sequence and contains these coding sequences:
- the LOC120654219 gene encoding uncharacterized protein LOC120654219 is translated as MSHPMLTPTCITTTSNTKQSGSLVNSCSVVSSRATVPSSILVDLDARMAATGSTPTMPATVTPLPGYGYQGSAAGAEPPRSSSGSIGTFFGVFAAVLVLTLLSCVFGRVCAAQAEGPDERYDCTRLARRWCGWPAPRRAAAKREAKPPPPPVVEVPAALPPPEEP